The Rubidibacter lacunae KORDI 51-2 DNA segment CAAAGGAAGTAGCCGAACACGTGATGCTCGTGGACTTAGGACGCAACGACCTCGGCCGGGTCTGCAAACTCGGAAGCGTGCGCGTGAACGAGCGCATGACCATCGAGCGCTACTCTCATGTGATGCATATCGTCAGCAACGTCATCGGCGACCTCGACCCGAATCACACGACATGGGACTTGCTGCAAGCGACGTTCCCGGCCGGTACGGTCAGCGGCGCGCCCAAGATTCGTGCGATGGAGATTATCCACGAACTCGAGCCCGAGCGTCGCGGTCCTTATTCCGGTGCCTACGGCTACTACGACTTCACCGGTCAGCTCAACAGCGCGATCGCTATCCGCACCGCGATCGTCCGCCCTGAAGGCAGAGCCCACCGCGTCTACGTCCAAGCTGGAGCGGGCTTGGTAGCGGATTCCGTCCCCGAACGCGAGTACGAGGAAACCCTCAACAAGGCACGCGGCTTGCTCGAAGCTATGCGCCGACTGCAGCGCGGATAACTAGTGGTGGGGGAGGCGATCGCTTATTCTTTGAGCAAGCCGGCTAGGCTACTGCATACTCCGACTTTTTGCCCTAGCAGGCTCTCGCACCGCTTAGTCCTCTTAGCCTTCAGCCGGAGTAGGTCGAAAAAATTGGGTTAGACGCTGTTTGTCACGGGTCCAGCCAGGTAAGAGTACCCTGAGTAATCCCGATCCCCCTTAAAGTCATTTTCCTTCTCGCGAGACATGTGAACGGTTTCCCGCAACCGACTTTTCTACAAGCCTCTTACCTCAACTTCGCGTGTTAAAAATGGGTTAGCTATTTTCGATCTGGAGAAAGACTAATGATCAAAAATACGCTTTTTTCCGCAGCGCTAGTTATGTCCTCTTTGGCTTGTGAAGACATGAGTACTTTTACTGATACTGTCACCGACACTGTGAGTAACTTGCAGGCTGATTTCGTGCAGGTGCTTGGCAGCGTCGATGTGAAAATTACCCAGGGCGATCGGACTGCGCTAGTGGTGCGTGGCAACCGCAATGACCTGGAGCGCCAGCCTTACTTTCTGGACGGTCGCACACTCGTGCTGGGCGCTAATGGGCCTCGCGACAACTACAACTACGGTGAGTTGCATTACGAGCTCACCTTGCCGGAGCTGAATAGGGTATCCCTAAACGGCAGCGGCAATGTTCATATCAACCCAGTTGAGTTGGACGAAATTGAGCTGAACGTGAATGGCTCAGGTGACATCCGCGCGTCTTCGATCGCTGCCGAAGAGATCGAGCTAAAAATCCAGGGTTCTGGCGCACTCGAGGTAACCGAAGCTAGGGTTCAGAACGTTAGTCTGTTGGTTGCCGGCTCGGGCAATATAAACCTGGGCGAGGTGGAACTGGATGTTGTCAAGTCCGCGATCGCAGGCTCCGGTGATATTTCAGTGAAATCTTCATTGGCACTGGCCTCAACTGTAAAGATGAGCATTCATGGTCAAGGGGGGATTGACATGACCCCGGTAGAGTTCGATAACGCCAAGATTGACATCCTCGGTTCCGGTAATGCCCAGGTCGGTGAAGTCAAGTCCATGGAAGTGAAGATCGTCGGCAGTGGCGATGTTCACTACAGTGGCACTCCAGAAATCAATAGCAATGTACTGGGCTCCGGCAATCTTCACCGAAGAAACCGATCCAGAGACATCCCTTGATATCCGAATGAATTGATAAATTACCATCTACCGCGAGCTCGTCGACCTGGAATCCGAGCTGATACTCGAGTCGTTGAAACTTCTTCTTCAGCGCGGTAATATTCCGCTGCTCGTTAGTGAGGTAGGATTTGGGGTCCCTCGCTGTCTTGGTTAGGGAAGCGATGCCACCTTGGACGAACTTGCGACGCCACCGTTGAGTTTTGTTGTGGGAGAACTTTTCGCTCTGGAGCAAAGTCCTGAGTTCACCGTGTTGGCAAGCATTGGCTTCCTGCACGATCGGAGAGCTCGTACTCGGCAATAAAGGAGCCATGACTCCGCTTTTCGAGGGATTAATCGAGCTTGATTTGATTATCGGCCAAAGGGTCAGCGACTAGTTTTGTGGGAGGGTTTTCTCCTTGAGTAAACCTTCCCAAAATCTTTGTTGTTTGCACCAGCTTTTGTCCGGTACCAGGTTGACACAGAGGGGATGTCAGATAATGTGCAACACAAGCCCGGACAGTCTTTGGGTTAGAGAAATCCGAATTTCCTTAACCGCAGAACCATATACTTCATCTATCCCAGGCATCATGGAAATTTCTGCAAGGTGTTGAAGAGTTAACGTTCATAGCAACTTTCACACTACTTCAAAGCACCTTCTATTTTTACGATCTCCAATCTATTAAGACTCACCATATTCGAAAATTTTAGCAGACGATCGCCATCTATCCAACCAATGCTTAGGTAATAGTGCCCTGAAGGTATACTGTCGGGAATATCGAGATGTTGGATATCTTGTATAGTCGTTCCAGGCATAACTCTTTCCGGGGATAAGTAACCGCCGACTAACGGCGAATCCATGCGGTATACTACTTCCCCAGAGCGGTCTCGGAGTTCCAGGCGAATAAGAGCATTTGCTGGAAGCGGCGAAGCAAAGCGCCAGTAGAGTGTGACCGGAATTCGATTGTTGCTTTTGTCAACCTCGAAGAGGCTGGGACCGTAGCCGATTAATTCTACTTGCGTTCCCAAAGAAACGGCGGGTCGGACAGCCAGAGATTCCAGTCGGTCGGATGTGGGAACCGGCCCTGGATAGACAAGCGCATAGTTGATGCCATCAAACCGAACCGTATAAACAGGTTTTTGACTACTAATGTACGCGAGCAAGTCTGGGTCGGGAAGCTGTCGTTGTAGTTGATTTTGATAAAGAACAATATAATTAACGTTTAGCCAAAACGCATCTTCTAAGTAGAACCTATTGATTTCAGAGGTACGTCCGCGGAAATAGGTCGCCAGAGCATCTCGATACCAACTCGCGACAAGGATCTCCTTTGAATCGGGCTGATTGTTTAACCACCCAGCAACCTTCTCCAAACCTTCTCCCTGACCGATCGTCAAGATATTTTGAGCGGTTCGGGCACCGCCGAATACAGGGTTGAAAAAGGTGATATTGTAAGGAGATAAATAGGTAGTGAATGCAAGTTGGACTGCCAAAATTGTACCCAGGATCGCCGACTGGAATGTTTGCCCAATACTTTGCACCAAAATAGACCAACCCGTACCAGCTAGCAAAGCGAGTTCTGGGGTGACGAAATGAATATAGCGATCGATCTTACTGTCTGGTATGCTCATCAACACCAACACCCAAAACGGCACGAGAGCAATCGCATATACCTCCACAAAATTTGGAACTTTCTTGCGCAGAGGTACGAATATCAGACAAATTAAACAGATTAATATACCTATTTGTAAAACGGGAGAAAGGCGATAAATTAGAACCAATGGGTAGAAGAGAGGGTTGGGGGCATCAGTTGTGTGTCCGAAAAAAAATAGAGAGCCGCGATCGGCTTCATCTAGCAAGTCGGTTAAGAGGTTTTTTATGACCGATAGAGGGCGAACCCAAGTCGCCGGCCAGATTGCAATGACCGTTACTAGCCCGGTTGCTCCCCAAAAACTGAGCTCGCGGCATCTTTGTTGCCATCCAATTGTTGGAAATCTCGGTTCTAATTTGCCTTGCTCGATAAGAATCAACCAATGGATAACCGCTGGTAATGCAAATAAAGCCGTAATCTTTGTAGCTACGGCAAGCCCAGCGAAAGTGCCGGAGATGAGGAGAGCTCGCCGAGTGCGATCGCCGCGCAGATAAAGCAAGAGCATCAACAGTGCGAGGATACTGAAGCTGGCTTGTAAGGCATCCGTGCTGATATATCGTTGATATGCGACGAAAAATGGTTCGGTAACTAGTAAGCCGGTCCCAATCAAGGCTGGAAGGGGTCCGATAAGTTGTCGTGCTAGCACGTGCATGCCAACTAAGCATGTTGAAGTAACGAATGCTTGGAGTAGGCGCGGTGCAATATAGATACCGATCTCCGGTTCGTCGATGTTCAGACAAGAGCTAATGTGGGCTAATAACTCTGGATGGTGCCAATCCGCAAAAAATCTTTCTAGCCAACAACTACCGAGTAAACTAATGCCAATACTCCAACTATTTGTCACACCTGGATGGTGAGAAATGTATGTCTTTGCAAACTCCAAATTGATGATGCTGTTGAGGAAGAATGCTCCTCTTTCGATCCACTTTACCTCGTCGATATTGAGCGGGATCTCAATTTCATTAAGGCGTAATCCAAGCGAGATCGAAAAAATTGCAGTAGACAAGAGTAATGATTTAAACTTCATGTGCCAGTAGCAGGTGAAAATTCTTCATTGTAACGACTACGATCTGTAAATCTGATTTGAGAACCTTATTTGAAAGCTCTAGTAACGTTTATATTCTTACGTCAGCATCGCCCATCTTTTTGAAGTTGGCGCTATTTGATTTTTGACAAGTCACTTAGAAACTCGAATATTTAAGCTTCCGCAAGTACGCTCTGTGACGACTTTTTTTGATATTTCCTAGCCAACAAGTAATACCTCCTGACTGGGAAGCACCTTTAAGATGTTCCATAACATTCCTTCCCCCTACGGAAGACTATTGAACCTCTTTTGCTTGGTAGCAATACCCAACAGCAGTACCTAGACATCTAGGCACCGTTTCTTCTTCGAGGTTTCGTTCAGCAGTAGGACTCCGGCTTGACTATGTCTGGGACTCAGCGCGGTTCCCTCGGCAATGCCTCCCGTGCCAAGCTTCACTATGAAAAGGGCAACGTGCAAGGGCAATGCGATCGCCTCGACTCACGACAATCGGTTACCTGGAGATAGATTCGGTATACTGACGAGTTGAACTG contains these protein-coding regions:
- a CDS encoding GIN domain-containing protein, whose product is MIKNTLFSAALVMSSLACEDMSTFTDTVTDTVSNLQADFVQVLGSVDVKITQGDRTALVVRGNRNDLERQPYFLDGRTLVLGANGPRDNYNYGELHYELTLPELNRVSLNGSGNVHINPVELDEIELNVNGSGDIRASSIAAEEIELKIQGSGALEVTEARVQNVSLLVAGSGNINLGEVELDVVKSAIAGSGDISVKSSLALASTVKMSIHGQGGIDMTPVEFDNAKIDILGSGNAQVGEVKSMEVKIVGSGDVHYSGTPEINSNVLGSGNLHRRNRSRDIP
- a CDS encoding ArnT family glycosyltransferase, translated to MSTAIFSISLGLRLNEIEIPLNIDEVKWIERGAFFLNSIINLEFAKTYISHHPGVTNSWSIGISLLGSCWLERFFADWHHPELLAHISSCLNIDEPEIGIYIAPRLLQAFVTSTCLVGMHVLARQLIGPLPALIGTGLLVTEPFFVAYQRYISTDALQASFSILALLMLLLYLRGDRTRRALLISGTFAGLAVATKITALFALPAVIHWLILIEQGKLEPRFPTIGWQQRCRELSFWGATGLVTVIAIWPATWVRPLSVIKNLLTDLLDEADRGSLFFFGHTTDAPNPLFYPLVLIYRLSPVLQIGILICLICLIFVPLRKKVPNFVEVYAIALVPFWVLVLMSIPDSKIDRYIHFVTPELALLAGTGWSILVQSIGQTFQSAILGTILAVQLAFTTYLSPYNITFFNPVFGGARTAQNILTIGQGEGLEKVAGWLNNQPDSKEILVASWYRDALATYFRGRTSEINRFYLEDAFWLNVNYIVLYQNQLQRQLPDPDLLAYISSQKPVYTVRFDGINYALVYPGPVPTSDRLESLAVRPAVSLGTQVELIGYGPSLFEVDKSNNRIPVTLYWRFASPLPANALIRLELRDRSGEVVYRMDSPLVGGYLSPERVMPGTTIQDIQHLDIPDSIPSGHYYLSIGWIDGDRLLKFSNMVSLNRLEIVKIEGALK